A stretch of the Caloranaerobacter ferrireducens genome encodes the following:
- the rpmG gene encoding 50S ribosomal protein L33, with protein MRVNITLACTECKQRNYSTTKNKKNNPDRIEMKKYCKFCKTHTIHKETK; from the coding sequence GTGAGAGTAAACATTACATTAGCTTGTACAGAATGCAAACAAAGAAATTACAGCACAACTAAGAATAAGAAAAACAATCCTGACAGAATTGAAATGAAGAAGTATTGCAAATTCTGTAAAACTCATACAATTCATAAAGAAACTAAGTAG